The window CTACGTAATAAAGTGGATGTTGCCGTATTAGGTTGTACTCACTTCCCACTTATTAAACAAGAAATTCACCAAGCGCTGGATGGCAAAGTGACCTTAGTTGACTCAGGAGAAGCCATAGCGCGTCGAGTGAAGACGCTATTGTGTAGTGGGATGAGTATGGAGACCGGAGAGGAGGGAACTAAGCGAATTTTTGCCAGTGCACCTCCTTGGCAAGAAGATGCACTGAATGTGTGTTTGGCGAAGCTAGGTTTTAGTCCTGTTCAGGTTTCTCGCTTTCCGGGTGTTTCGGATCGTTAGCGATACGTACTTTAAGCGTACGATCCATATATAGCTTTTCATTTAACTTGGCGATAGCGGGTTTAGCATCCGCAGCAGCCATCACAACAAATCCAAATCCTCTTCTTTTACCTGTACGTTTATCCTTCATTAAGCGTACAGCATAGACTTGTCCATATTCCGCAAATAAATCGCGAACGTGATTCTCATTTGCTTTATAAGGCAGGTTTCCGACATACAAGGTTTTCGTTGATGGGTCAGAGTCGGTTGATTGATCGATTGGTGCCTGGCTAGAAAATGAAAACAGAAAAGCAGTAGCGACAACACCGATAAGAAAGCTCAGTACGGGTGAAATGGCGAATTGAGAGAATATCACTCCCCCAATGACGGCCAACCCGGCAGATAAAATCAGATTTTTTTTAGACATCATTTTGATTACTACACATAGGTGATAAAGAGATTGTTTGCCTATTAACATAATAGACACATGAATCTTACGTATATGGTTGGTGTTTTTCCAACCAATTGCTGTGATATGTCTCAAATGTGTCGAAGAAATATGCTAATTTCACTGTTTTGATTAATAAATGACCGCTTAAATGTTTTTTTAGAAAAAAGAGTTGCGCTCCCCATACATCTCCCTATAATGCCGCCTCACCGACACGGAGTGCGACGACAGTCACACAGCGAGTCGGAAAGAGAGAAAAAAGAAATTTGAAAAAATGCTTGACTCTCTCACGGTGCGGAGTAAGATACGCACCCCTAACGACGAGCAGCTAAGTTGCTGGGAAAGTTAGAAAAGCTCTTTAACAATATAGACCTATCAATCTGTGTGGGCACTCGTTGATGATAATCCAAATTGATGTTTCGACATCAACTTAGGTTTCAATGAACTGAGTGACCAATCGAGATTAAGTTTACTTAGTCTTGGCACAGTCAATTCAACATTACATTAGTAATGCAGTAAATCAGAATTCATTGAGCCTCCCCTATTTATTTAGGGAATCAAAACTTTAAATTGAAGAGTTTGATCATGGCTCAGATTGAACGCTGGCGGCAGGCCTAACACATGCAAGTCGAGCGGAAACGAGTTAACTGAACCTTCGGGGAACGTTAACGGCGTCGAGCGGCGGACGGGTGAGTAATGCCTAGGAAATTGCCCTGATGTGGGGGATAACCATTGGAAACGATGGCTAATACCGCATGATGCCTACGGGCCAAAGAGGGGGACCTTCGGGCCTCTCGCGTCAGGATATGCCTAGGTGGGATTAGCTAGTTGGTGAGGTAAGGGCTCACCAAGGCGACGATCCCTAGCTGGTCTGAGAGGATGATCAGCCACACTGGAACTGAGACACGGTCCAGACTCCTACGGGAGGCAGCAGTGGGGAATATTGCACAATGGGCGCAAGCCTGATGCAGCCATGCCGCGTGTGTGAAGAAGGCCTTCGGGTTGTAAAGCACTTTCAGTCGTGAGGAAGGTGGTAGTGTTAATAGCACTATCATTTGACGTTAGCGACAGAAGAAGCACCGGCTAACTCCGTGCCAGCAGCCGCGGTAATACGGAGGGTGCGAGCGTTAATCGGAATTACTGGGCGTAAAGCGCATGCAGGTGGTTTGTTAAGTCAGATGTGAAAGCCCGGGGCTCAACCTCGGAATAGCATTTGAAACTGGCAGACTAGAGTACTGTAGAGGGGGGTAGAATTTCAGGTGTAGCGGTGAAATGCGTAGAGATCTGAAGGAATACCGGTGGCGAAGGCGGCCCCCTGGACAGATACTGACACTCAGATGCGAAAGCGTGGGGAGCAAACAGGATTAGATACCCTGGTAGTCCACGCCGTAAACGATGTCTACTTGGAGGTTGTGGCCTTGAGCCGTGGCTTTCGGAGCTAACGCGTTAAGTAGACCGCCTGGGGAGTACGGTCGCAAGATTAAAACTCAAATGAATTGACGGGGGCCCGCACAAGCGGTGGAGCATGTGGTTTAATTCGATGCAACGCGAAGAACCTTACCTACTCTTGACATCCAGAGAACTTTCCAGAGATGGATTGGTGCCTTCGGGAACTCTGAGACAGGTGCTGCATGGCTGTCGTCAGCTCGTGTTGTGAAATGTTGGGTTAAGTCCCGCAACGAGCGCAACCCTTATCCTTGTTTGCCAGCGAGTAATGTCGGGAACTCCAGGGAGACTGCCGGTGATAAACCGGAGGAAGGTGGGGACGACGTCAAGTCATCATGGCCCTTACGAGTAGGGCTACACACGTGCTACAATGGCGCATACAGAGGGCGGCCAACTTGCGAAAGTGAGCGAATCCCAAAAAGTGCGTCGTAGTCCGGATTGGAGTCTGCAACTCGACTCCATGAAGTCG is drawn from uncultured Vibrio sp. and contains these coding sequences:
- a CDS encoding RNA-binding protein; translated protein: MMSKKNLILSAGLAVIGGVIFSQFAISPVLSFLIGVVATAFLFSFSSQAPIDQSTDSDPSTKTLYVGNLPYKANENHVRDLFAEYGQVYAVRLMKDKRTGKRRGFGFVVMAAADAKPAIAKLNEKLYMDRTLKVRIANDPKHPESEKPEQD